A genomic stretch from Shewanella sediminis HAW-EB3 includes:
- a CDS encoding 3-phenylpropionate MFS transporter, giving the protein MSHKSAAFIWCSNYVFQFFFCFGIFLPFYQLWLSEQGMGSESIGIILAVGLMSRCVASIVGGILAKHESQYQNVLRVVSALGLCTAVSMVYWSPSFYHLLILTVLFNAAIAPVFGLSDAIIATLDKRKILSYGPTRMWGSLGFVGATVVGGYCFELWTISVLPIILIISCSLMLFSVTLKCPDLQTARSQHKVLEEDGKHWLGAELILLLGILSLLQGSHGFFYGFSSVYWQEIGIAEGVIGYLWGISIVSEILVFIFAKKAFSNVSPKLLLQIASAGVLVRWGALSLAEQPLYIALSQTLHGVTFAMTHLAAIKSIQLYLPESQMAKFQGLYNGLYMAVTALVTFITGYLFDSLKADLFIAMALFGVVGFVLTFSLNLKPIKNPVTV; this is encoded by the coding sequence ATGAGTCATAAAAGCGCTGCCTTTATTTGGTGTTCTAACTACGTCTTTCAGTTCTTCTTTTGTTTTGGAATTTTTCTCCCTTTTTATCAACTCTGGTTGAGTGAGCAGGGGATGGGAAGTGAGAGCATAGGTATTATTCTGGCCGTGGGCTTAATGAGTCGCTGCGTAGCAAGCATAGTCGGTGGGATATTAGCCAAACATGAGAGTCAGTACCAAAACGTACTAAGAGTGGTCAGCGCTTTGGGTTTGTGTACCGCCGTCTCTATGGTTTATTGGAGCCCGAGTTTTTATCATCTGTTGATACTCACGGTATTGTTTAATGCCGCCATAGCTCCTGTGTTTGGATTATCCGATGCAATTATAGCTACCTTAGACAAGAGAAAAATTCTCAGCTACGGACCGACCCGCATGTGGGGATCGCTTGGTTTTGTCGGTGCAACTGTGGTTGGTGGCTATTGCTTTGAACTCTGGACCATCAGTGTTCTGCCTATCATTCTCATCATCAGCTGTAGCCTGATGCTCTTTTCGGTAACTCTAAAGTGCCCTGATCTGCAGACAGCTCGGTCGCAACATAAAGTTTTAGAAGAAGATGGAAAGCACTGGCTTGGTGCCGAACTTATCCTCTTGTTGGGAATATTATCTTTACTGCAGGGAAGTCATGGCTTCTTTTACGGATTCAGCTCCGTATATTGGCAAGAGATAGGTATAGCAGAAGGGGTTATTGGATACCTGTGGGGAATATCTATAGTCAGTGAGATTCTGGTGTTTATCTTTGCTAAGAAGGCTTTTAGTAATGTGTCGCCTAAGCTGTTACTTCAAATTGCCAGTGCTGGGGTTCTTGTGCGTTGGGGAGCGCTCTCACTTGCTGAGCAACCTTTGTATATCGCATTGAGTCAAACACTGCATGGGGTGACGTTTGCTATGACCCATCTTGCAGCAATTAAGTCTATTCAGCTGTACCTGCCCGAATCTCAGATGGCAAAATTTCAAGGTTTGTATAACGGTCTATATATGGCGGTGACGGCACTCGTTACCTTCATCACAGGTTACCTGTTCGATAGCCTTAAAGCCGATCTGTTTATCGCGATGGCGCTTTTTGGTGTGGTTGGGTTTGTGCTCACCTTTTCTTTGAATCTGAAACCGATCAAAAATCCCGTCACGGTATAA
- the glyS gene encoding glycine--tRNA ligase subunit beta, whose translation MNFENLLIEVGTEELPPKSLRKLAESFLSNFTDELKKAELSFESAVWHAAPRRLAICVNQLALAQADKVVEKRGPAIAQAFDTDGNPTKAAMGWARGNGITVEQAGRLKTDKGEWLLHQAKVVGVETKSLIAAMAQRSLDKLPIPKPMRWGNNTTQFIRPVHTVTMLLGSEVVEGELLGQKSARIIRGHRFMGKASFELVHADNYLSALKEQGKVEANYEVRKALIKAGAEAAAAKIGGVADLEDDLLEEVTSLVEWPVVLTANFEEKFLDVPAEALVYTMKGDQKYFPVFDKAGQLMPNFIFVTNIESKDPQQIIAGNERVVRPRLADAEFFFETDKKDSLESRLTSLETVIFQKQLGTIKDRVARISDMAGFIANSIDANADEAARAGLLSKSDLMTNMVMEFTDLQGTMGMHYARLNGETEAVALALQEQYKPKFSGDTVPTAPVSVCVALAEKLDTLVGIFGIGQAPKGAADPFALRRAAIGILRICVENNLPLNLIDLIAKAQELHGSNLTNDKAAEQVLEFFMGRFRAWYQDQGVSVDVILAVLARRPTSPADFDSRIKAVSHFRSLEQASALAAANKRVSNILAKVEGELPAAIDAGLLVENAEKVLAEKLNELQPQLAPLFAAANYQEALALLADLRESVDTFFEDVMVMADDEALKNNRLALLSSLREQFLHAADISLLQ comes from the coding sequence ATGAATTTTGAAAACTTACTGATTGAAGTAGGCACAGAAGAACTACCTCCAAAATCATTACGTAAGTTAGCTGAGTCTTTTCTTAGCAATTTTACTGATGAACTAAAAAAAGCAGAACTCAGCTTTGAGTCTGCAGTATGGCATGCGGCCCCTCGCCGTTTAGCAATCTGCGTTAACCAACTTGCTTTAGCTCAGGCTGACAAAGTGGTAGAAAAACGTGGACCAGCTATCGCTCAAGCCTTCGATACTGACGGTAACCCAACAAAAGCCGCTATGGGCTGGGCTCGTGGTAATGGTATTACTGTTGAGCAAGCCGGACGTCTTAAAACCGATAAAGGTGAATGGCTGTTACACCAAGCTAAAGTGGTTGGTGTTGAAACTAAGAGCCTTATTGCCGCTATGGCGCAGCGCTCTTTAGACAAGTTACCTATCCCTAAGCCTATGCGCTGGGGTAACAACACCACTCAGTTTATTCGTCCGGTTCACACTGTGACTATGCTGCTTGGAAGTGAAGTGGTTGAAGGTGAGTTGTTAGGTCAAAAGTCGGCTCGCATTATTCGTGGTCACCGCTTTATGGGCAAAGCAAGCTTCGAGCTTGTTCATGCCGACAACTACCTATCAGCACTAAAAGAACAAGGTAAAGTAGAGGCCAATTATGAGGTGCGTAAAGCACTGATTAAAGCCGGTGCTGAAGCTGCTGCCGCCAAGATTGGTGGCGTAGCCGATCTCGAAGACGATCTACTTGAAGAGGTGACCTCTCTGGTCGAGTGGCCTGTGGTATTAACCGCCAATTTCGAAGAGAAGTTCCTGGATGTACCCGCCGAAGCTTTGGTTTACACAATGAAAGGCGATCAGAAGTACTTCCCTGTATTCGATAAAGCAGGTCAGCTAATGCCTAACTTTATCTTCGTTACTAATATCGAATCTAAAGATCCACAGCAGATTATTGCGGGCAACGAGAGAGTGGTTCGCCCACGTCTTGCCGATGCAGAATTCTTCTTCGAAACCGATAAGAAAGACTCTCTGGAGTCTCGCCTTACGAGTTTAGAAACCGTGATATTCCAGAAGCAACTGGGCACCATCAAAGATCGTGTCGCGCGCATCTCAGATATGGCTGGGTTTATTGCTAACAGCATAGATGCTAACGCTGATGAAGCGGCTCGCGCAGGTTTACTGTCTAAATCTGACCTGATGACCAACATGGTAATGGAGTTTACTGATCTTCAGGGCACTATGGGTATGCATTACGCACGCCTGAACGGTGAAACTGAAGCGGTAGCCCTTGCCCTGCAAGAGCAATACAAGCCTAAGTTCTCTGGTGACACGGTTCCAACTGCGCCTGTCTCTGTATGTGTCGCTTTAGCTGAAAAGCTCGATACTTTAGTGGGTATTTTCGGTATTGGCCAAGCACCTAAGGGCGCTGCCGATCCATTCGCACTTCGCCGTGCAGCTATCGGTATCCTGCGTATCTGCGTCGAGAACAACCTGCCGCTAAACCTTATAGACCTTATCGCTAAGGCGCAAGAGCTACATGGTAGCAACCTTACCAATGATAAGGCTGCCGAGCAGGTACTAGAGTTCTTTATGGGTCGCTTCCGCGCCTGGTATCAAGATCAAGGTGTTAGCGTAGACGTTATCTTAGCCGTATTGGCACGTCGCCCTACATCACCAGCCGATTTCGATAGTCGTATCAAAGCAGTATCTCACTTTAGAAGTCTTGAACAAGCATCGGCACTTGCCGCTGCCAACAAACGTGTATCTAATATTCTGGCTAAAGTTGAGGGTGAACTTCCGGCAGCTATCGATGCAGGCTTGTTAGTTGAGAATGCTGAGAAAGTATTAGCCGAAAAGCTAAACGAACTTCAGCCACAACTGGCACCGCTGTTTGCTGCTGCTAACTATCAGGAAGCATTAGCGCTGCTTGCGGATCTGCGTGAAAGCGTCGATACCTTCTTCGAAGATGTGATGGTTATGGCCGACGATGAAGCACTGAAGAACAACCGTTTAGCGCTACTATCCAGCCTACGCGAGCAGTTCCTGCATGCTGCAGATATTTCATTACTGCAATAA
- a CDS encoding MOSC domain-containing protein, whose translation MKKLIGIGFKPIKQGPMTLVESANVTQTHGVEQDFFGRPGKRQITVMSKDQWQLVCAELDSPLPWTTRRANLLIEGHCFCAADQGKLLRIGKLTLEITGETDPCKKMEIAHAGLEAALTPDWRGGVTCRVLNDAIINKGDLVQLLS comes from the coding sequence ATGAAGAAACTTATAGGTATCGGGTTTAAACCAATCAAGCAAGGCCCTATGACGTTAGTTGAGTCGGCTAACGTCACCCAGACTCATGGTGTAGAGCAAGATTTCTTTGGGCGTCCGGGTAAACGTCAGATCACGGTAATGTCCAAAGACCAATGGCAACTTGTTTGCGCCGAGCTCGATTCACCGCTTCCCTGGACGACCCGACGTGCAAACCTGTTGATCGAAGGACACTGTTTCTGTGCCGCAGATCAAGGTAAGTTATTACGTATTGGCAAGCTGACACTCGAGATCACCGGCGAAACCGATCCCTGTAAAAAAATGGAAATAGCGCACGCAGGGCTCGAAGCGGCACTGACTCCGGATTGGCGTGGCGGTGTGACCTGCCGGGTATTAAACGATGCCATAATCAATAAAGGCGATCTTGTTCAACTGCTAAGCTAA
- the glyQ gene encoding glycine--tRNA ligase subunit alpha, with protein MTTKHDVKTFQGFIMTLQEFWAQQGCAIVQPLDMEVGAGTFHPMTFLRALGPEPMSCAYVQPSRRPTDGRYGDNPNRLQHFYQFQVVLKPSPDNIQELYLGSLAAAGIDMDIHDVRFVEDNWESPTLGAWGLGWEVWLNGMEVSQFTYFQQVGGLECKPVTGEITYGLERLAMYIQEVDNVYDLVWTDGPMGKVMYGDIFHQNEVEQSAYNFEHANVEVLFRTFDDCEKACQHLLNLEKPLPLPAYEQVMKASHAFNLLDARHAISVTERQRYILRVRTMAKGVAESYYQAREALGFPICK; from the coding sequence ATGACGACGAAACATGACGTAAAGACATTCCAGGGTTTCATTATGACCCTGCAGGAGTTCTGGGCGCAGCAAGGTTGCGCAATCGTTCAACCATTGGACATGGAAGTAGGAGCGGGGACATTCCACCCTATGACCTTCTTACGAGCATTAGGCCCAGAGCCGATGAGCTGTGCTTATGTTCAACCTAGTCGCCGCCCTACTGATGGCCGTTACGGCGACAACCCGAATCGCCTACAACACTTCTATCAATTCCAGGTAGTGTTAAAGCCGTCTCCGGACAATATTCAAGAGCTTTATCTTGGTTCTTTAGCAGCCGCTGGTATCGACATGGACATTCATGACGTGCGCTTCGTTGAAGACAACTGGGAGTCACCGACTCTTGGTGCCTGGGGTCTTGGCTGGGAAGTCTGGTTAAACGGCATGGAAGTGTCGCAATTTACTTACTTCCAGCAAGTGGGTGGATTAGAGTGTAAGCCTGTTACCGGCGAGATCACTTACGGTCTTGAACGTCTTGCTATGTACATCCAGGAAGTCGATAACGTATACGATCTAGTATGGACTGACGGCCCAATGGGCAAAGTTATGTATGGTGATATTTTTCACCAGAACGAAGTTGAACAGTCAGCTTATAACTTTGAACACGCTAATGTTGAAGTGTTATTCAGAACCTTTGATGACTGCGAAAAAGCTTGCCAGCATCTGCTAAATCTTGAAAAGCCCCTTCCACTGCCTGCCTACGAGCAAGTAATGAAAGCCTCTCACGCATTTAACTTGCTTGATGCGCGCCACGCTATCTCAGTGACCGAACGCCAGCGTTATATCTTACGCGTTCGCACTATGGCTAAAGGCGTTGCGGAGTCTTACTATCAAGCCCGTGAAGCTCTCGGCTTCCCAATCTGTAAGTAG
- the tusA gene encoding sulfurtransferase TusA has protein sequence MSDPFSEAQHQLDALGLRCPEPVMMVRKSVRKMAQGETLLIIADDPATTRDIPSFCEFMDHKLLASQTDSTPYQYLIQKGL, from the coding sequence ATGAGCGACCCATTTTCAGAAGCACAACACCAACTCGATGCTCTCGGACTCAGGTGCCCGGAGCCGGTCATGATGGTTCGTAAATCAGTACGCAAGATGGCTCAGGGTGAAACACTATTGATCATCGCCGATGATCCGGCCACGACTCGTGATATTCCCAGCTTCTGTGAATTTATGGACCATAAACTGCTGGCCAGCCAAACAGACTCGACGCCCTACCAATACCTTATTCAGAAAGGCTTATAA
- a CDS encoding DNA-3-methyladenine glycosylase I yields the protein MEMQRCSWVGADDLYQAYHDKVWGRPVYDSQELFAKLCLDGQQAGLSWITILKKQQNYEAAFANFDPVIIAKFDDEKVEALLQDKGIVRNRLKVNSIIKNARGYISYTEQGNDFSEFLWSFVGGTPIVNTFKTMAEVPAQTPESEEMSKALKKLGFNFVGPTICYAFMQAVGMVNDHTTDCFCYDLHLEGSEGE from the coding sequence ATGGAAATGCAACGTTGTAGTTGGGTTGGGGCCGATGACCTATATCAGGCGTATCACGATAAGGTATGGGGGCGTCCCGTTTATGATAGCCAGGAGCTGTTTGCTAAGCTCTGTTTAGATGGTCAACAGGCGGGTCTATCTTGGATCACTATCCTCAAGAAACAGCAAAATTATGAGGCCGCATTCGCTAACTTCGATCCGGTGATTATAGCGAAATTTGACGATGAAAAAGTTGAAGCGCTACTTCAGGACAAAGGAATAGTGCGTAACAGGCTAAAGGTAAACTCGATAATCAAAAACGCCCGCGGCTATATCAGCTATACAGAACAGGGGAATGATTTTTCCGAATTTCTATGGAGCTTCGTCGGTGGGACACCCATAGTGAACACATTCAAGACTATGGCAGAGGTTCCTGCGCAGACGCCAGAATCGGAGGAGATGTCTAAGGCATTGAAAAAGCTTGGGTTTAACTTTGTCGGCCCCACCATCTGTTACGCATTTATGCAGGCCGTTGGCATGGTTAACGATCATACAACAGATTGTTTTTGTTATGATTTACATCTAGAAGGATCCGAGGGAGAATAA
- a CDS encoding HDOD domain-containing protein: protein MVIKLFQKIFNIRDNAVVSQPKSFSQNPELQQISSNKPKASLEPLSAVEDSVDVSALFYSLLFPARQKDQGGVANNLEKNVIGDVERALSSPMAIAENVLKLPTRMAELNKKLGDESVDIKVLLELMQKDPVLSVEVLKLCNSPVFKRSEREVTSLQQAFVQLGRDQLRRFVTTSLVREMIEIKPIYYRRFGLQIWRHSMQVAFLSSELAGELSNDDPDTAFMLGLLHDVGKIAIFKMLLDEFNLADPGEQPCSSLFRQVMTSKSLSLSALLARCWQLPASFEVTLNALANTSAKPTERLAAVVWRANLISECSMLHQAGKLDEFGLNRLLIDADLTREEFDLFHEKLKEF, encoded by the coding sequence GTGGTCATAAAATTATTCCAGAAAATCTTCAATATCAGAGATAATGCTGTCGTTTCTCAGCCTAAAAGTTTCAGTCAGAACCCTGAATTACAGCAGATATCAAGCAACAAACCTAAGGCGAGTCTTGAGCCGTTAAGTGCTGTTGAAGACTCTGTCGATGTTTCGGCACTCTTCTATAGCCTGCTTTTTCCTGCAAGACAAAAAGATCAGGGAGGGGTCGCTAATAACTTAGAGAAAAATGTCATCGGCGATGTGGAACGAGCCTTGTCTTCGCCTATGGCGATTGCAGAAAATGTGCTTAAGTTGCCGACTCGTATGGCTGAACTTAATAAGAAACTGGGCGATGAAAGTGTCGATATCAAGGTATTACTCGAACTCATGCAGAAAGATCCTGTACTGAGTGTAGAGGTTCTCAAGCTATGTAACTCTCCCGTCTTTAAGCGTTCAGAGAGAGAGGTGACAAGCCTTCAGCAAGCCTTCGTGCAGTTAGGTCGAGATCAATTAAGGCGTTTCGTTACTACCTCTCTGGTACGGGAGATGATAGAGATAAAACCCATCTATTATCGACGCTTTGGTTTACAGATATGGCGTCACTCTATGCAGGTGGCATTTTTGTCTTCTGAGTTAGCGGGTGAGTTGTCAAATGATGATCCCGATACAGCCTTTATGTTAGGTCTGCTCCATGATGTGGGTAAGATAGCTATCTTTAAGATGTTGTTGGATGAGTTTAACTTAGCCGATCCCGGTGAGCAGCCCTGTTCCTCTCTGTTTAGACAGGTGATGACCTCTAAGTCATTAAGTTTAAGCGCACTTCTGGCTCGGTGTTGGCAGTTGCCGGCAAGTTTTGAGGTAACTCTGAACGCATTAGCCAATACGAGTGCTAAGCCAACCGAAAGACTTGCCGCCGTAGTCTGGAGGGCTAACTTAATCAGCGAGTGCTCTATGCTACATCAAGCCGGAAAGTTAGATGAGTTCGGTTTAAACCGTTTACTCATCGATGCAGATCTAACACGGGAAGAGTTTGATCTCTTTCATGAGAAGCTGAAAGAGTTTTAA
- a CDS encoding amidohydrolase family protein translates to MLKHKLTPLCAAIALSFTPPIFAEETLSEKEPAWQVNAPANAPLEKVSIDVTEGTWMNVSVSPNGKHIVFDMLGDIYQIPMKGGEAKVLAKGIAWQMQPVYSPDGKYIAFTSDEDGGDNIWVMEADGSNPRAVTEETFRLLNSPAWSPDSQYLVARKHFTGSRSLGAGEVWMYHVAGGEGVKLTKRPNEQKDLGEPAYSPDGRYIYFSQDATPGKTFHYSKDSVKGIYKIKRYDTQTGDIEVLIEGTGGAIRPTPSPDGKKLAYIKRDGFQSSLYMLDLRSGETEKLYGKLDRDMQETWAIHGVYPTMSWTGDNEEIVFWAGGKINKLDVESKSVKQIPFSIKTQLDVQPAVRFTQDLDKDKFDVKMLRMAQVSPDGKKVVYEALGKLWVKSLSDGKSDGKRTRLTKLDSELRELFPQWSRDGKSIVFTTWDDLEQGSVRVVSLRNKRVKTLTKEPGKYVEPTFSPDGSFVVYRKAKGGYITPRSWSQETGLYRVDTKGKENIKITPDGYQPQFGAESDRVYFMDHGETPELASINLDGFQKRVHYTSKHATEFRVSPDGKQLAFAERFKVWVTPFAKHGETIEIGPKANNLPVTQLSVRAGESISWNNDSDQLYWTLGPELYQVEVDTAYAAKDKTADDKQAKAIEPQITDIGFSQNVDVPRGTVAFVGGKVITMEDDKVIENGIVIVKNNHIVAVGGADTEVPDDAQVIDIKGKTIMPGLFDAHAHGSQGEDEIIPQQNWELYSNLSLGVTTIHDPSNDTTEIFAASEQQKAGNIAGPRIFSTGTILYGANGPGYTSHIDSLDDAKFHLERLKKVGAFSVKSYNQPRRNQRQQVIAAARELEMMVVPEGGSLLQHNLTMIADGHTGIEHSLPAASIYNDIKQFWSQTKVGYTPTLVVAYGGISGENYWYDKTDVWAHPRLSMYVPGDLLQARSMRRPTAPDEHYNHFNVARVANEMNDLGVKPNIGAHGQREGLAAHWEMWMFAQGGMSNLEVLKTATINPAKHFAMDHQIGSIEQGKLADLIVIDGDPLEDIRITDRVTYTMVNGKLYNAETMNQLNGGSKNRGKERKPFFFENRTND, encoded by the coding sequence ATGTTAAAACATAAGCTCACCCCACTATGTGCAGCCATAGCACTCAGCTTTACCCCACCTATTTTTGCAGAAGAAACCCTATCAGAAAAAGAGCCAGCCTGGCAGGTAAACGCTCCCGCAAATGCACCACTTGAAAAAGTGAGTATCGATGTCACCGAAGGCACCTGGATGAATGTTAGTGTCAGTCCCAATGGCAAACATATCGTGTTCGATATGTTAGGTGATATCTATCAGATCCCGATGAAAGGTGGCGAAGCGAAAGTACTGGCCAAGGGGATAGCCTGGCAGATGCAGCCCGTCTACAGTCCGGACGGTAAATACATAGCTTTCACCTCAGATGAGGATGGTGGCGATAACATTTGGGTCATGGAAGCCGATGGAAGCAACCCCAGAGCGGTAACCGAAGAGACATTCCGCCTACTCAATAGCCCAGCCTGGAGTCCGGATTCTCAATACCTGGTTGCCCGTAAGCACTTTACCGGCTCTCGCAGTTTAGGCGCCGGTGAAGTCTGGATGTACCATGTCGCTGGCGGCGAGGGAGTTAAGTTAACCAAGCGTCCAAACGAACAGAAAGATCTCGGTGAACCAGCCTACTCACCCGATGGCCGTTATATCTACTTCAGTCAGGATGCGACACCGGGTAAAACTTTTCATTACTCCAAAGACTCGGTGAAAGGGATCTATAAGATTAAACGTTATGACACTCAAACTGGTGACATCGAAGTATTAATCGAAGGCACAGGTGGCGCGATACGCCCAACGCCTAGTCCAGACGGTAAGAAGCTTGCTTACATAAAGCGAGACGGATTTCAGTCATCGCTCTATATGCTGGATCTCAGGTCCGGAGAAACAGAGAAACTCTACGGCAAGTTAGACAGAGATATGCAGGAAACCTGGGCCATCCATGGCGTCTACCCGACCATGAGTTGGACCGGTGATAATGAAGAGATCGTCTTCTGGGCCGGCGGAAAGATTAATAAGCTCGATGTCGAATCAAAGTCTGTCAAGCAGATCCCCTTCTCAATTAAGACCCAGCTCGACGTCCAACCCGCCGTTCGTTTTACACAAGATCTGGACAAGGATAAGTTCGACGTGAAGATGCTGCGTATGGCACAGGTATCTCCCGACGGTAAGAAGGTCGTCTATGAAGCACTGGGCAAGCTATGGGTTAAGTCCCTATCTGATGGAAAGTCCGATGGCAAACGCACCCGATTAACTAAACTGGATTCAGAGCTTAGAGAGTTATTTCCTCAGTGGTCTCGTGACGGTAAGAGTATCGTATTCACCACCTGGGATGATCTGGAGCAAGGCAGCGTTCGCGTCGTCAGCCTAAGAAATAAGAGAGTGAAAACCTTAACTAAGGAACCGGGAAAATACGTAGAACCCACCTTCTCTCCCGATGGATCATTCGTGGTTTACCGTAAAGCCAAGGGTGGATATATCACGCCAAGGAGCTGGTCTCAGGAGACTGGACTGTACAGGGTAGATACTAAAGGCAAGGAGAACATTAAGATCACTCCCGACGGCTACCAGCCACAATTTGGTGCCGAATCGGACCGAGTCTACTTTATGGATCACGGTGAAACACCTGAATTAGCCTCGATAAATTTGGATGGCTTTCAGAAGCGCGTGCATTACACGAGTAAGCATGCAACAGAATTCCGCGTCTCTCCCGATGGCAAACAACTTGCCTTCGCAGAGCGCTTCAAGGTATGGGTTACCCCTTTTGCTAAACATGGCGAAACCATAGAGATAGGCCCGAAAGCCAATAACCTTCCGGTCACTCAGCTTAGCGTTCGCGCCGGTGAGAGCATCAGCTGGAACAATGACAGCGATCAACTCTACTGGACCTTGGGCCCGGAGCTCTATCAAGTCGAAGTCGATACGGCCTATGCAGCCAAGGATAAGACAGCTGACGATAAACAAGCTAAAGCCATCGAGCCACAAATAACCGACATCGGATTCTCGCAAAATGTCGATGTTCCACGTGGAACAGTCGCTTTCGTTGGCGGTAAAGTTATCACGATGGAAGATGATAAGGTGATTGAAAACGGCATTGTCATAGTCAAAAACAACCACATAGTTGCGGTTGGTGGGGCCGATACAGAGGTGCCAGATGATGCTCAGGTGATCGACATCAAGGGCAAGACAATAATGCCAGGTCTTTTCGATGCACACGCTCACGGTTCACAGGGTGAAGATGAGATTATCCCGCAACAAAACTGGGAGCTATACTCTAACCTGTCTCTGGGTGTGACCACGATTCATGATCCATCCAATGACACCACGGAGATTTTTGCCGCTTCGGAGCAACAGAAAGCGGGTAACATCGCCGGTCCTCGCATCTTCTCAACGGGTACGATTTTGTATGGTGCCAATGGACCGGGTTACACCTCCCATATAGATTCACTGGATGATGCAAAGTTTCATCTGGAACGCCTCAAGAAAGTTGGCGCCTTCAGTGTGAAGAGCTATAACCAGCCCCGTCGAAATCAGCGACAGCAAGTCATTGCTGCTGCGCGTGAACTCGAGATGATGGTGGTTCCGGAAGGCGGAAGTCTGCTGCAACATAACCTGACGATGATTGCCGATGGACATACAGGTATCGAGCACTCCCTACCTGCGGCATCTATCTATAATGACATCAAGCAGTTCTGGAGCCAGACCAAGGTTGGTTATACACCTACTCTGGTTGTCGCCTATGGTGGAATTTCGGGTGAGAACTACTGGTATGACAAAACCGATGTCTGGGCTCACCCGAGACTCTCCATGTATGTACCGGGTGATCTGCTACAAGCCCGTTCGATGCGACGCCCTACTGCACCGGATGAACACTATAACCATTTCAACGTTGCACGCGTGGCCAATGAGATGAACGACCTTGGTGTTAAACCCAATATTGGTGCCCATGGTCAGCGTGAAGGTTTAGCCGCTCATTGGGAGATGTGGATGTTTGCCCAAGGCGGAATGAGTAACCTCGAGGTATTAAAAACCGCGACCATCAATCCGGCGAAACATTTCGCCATGGATCATCAAATCGGTTCTATCGAGCAAGGTAAGCTTGCCGACCTGATTGTCATCGATGGTGACCCGCTGGAAGATATTCGCATCACCGATCGTGTTACCTATACTATGGTCAACGGCAAACTCTACAATGCCGAAACCATGAATCAGCTCAATGGTGGATCCAAAAACAGAGGAAAAGAGAGAAAACCGTTCTTTTTTGAAAATCGCACCAATGACTAA
- the ybaK gene encoding Cys-tRNA(Pro) deacylase — translation MTPAIDLLKKAHIKHTIHEYQHEASALAYGIEAATKLNLDAKLVFKTLVAKLDSGKLVVAIIPVEEKLNMKALAKVAGVKKAAMASAEEVERSTGYVLGGVSPLGQKRPLLTYIDTSAEQLDQLYVSGGKRGLDIELTPSALLKLTRALFAPLIV, via the coding sequence ATGACTCCTGCAATTGACCTCTTAAAAAAAGCACACATCAAACATACTATTCATGAATACCAGCATGAAGCCAGTGCACTGGCCTACGGGATTGAGGCTGCGACGAAACTCAATCTCGATGCAAAACTGGTATTTAAAACTTTGGTGGCCAAACTCGACAGTGGAAAGCTAGTCGTAGCGATTATTCCGGTTGAAGAGAAACTTAATATGAAAGCACTTGCAAAGGTAGCTGGAGTTAAGAAGGCCGCCATGGCCTCGGCTGAGGAAGTCGAACGTTCTACCGGTTATGTATTAGGAGGGGTGAGTCCCTTAGGTCAAAAGCGTCCTCTGTTAACCTATATCGATACCTCGGCAGAGCAACTCGACCAGCTCTACGTCAGTGGTGGAAAGCGTGGCCTGGATATAGAACTTACCCCCTCTGCACTGTTAAAACTGACGAGAGCACTGTTTGCCCCCCTCATCGTCTAG